The following DNA comes from Pseudokineococcus lusitanus.
CACCACCCCCCGCGACGCCAAGGGCGCCACGGGCACGGCGCTGCAGACCACGCAGGGCACCACCTCGATCGCCGACCAGGTCGTCTCCAAGATCGCCGGCATCGCCACCCGCGAGGTCTCCGGCGTCCACGGCCTCGGCGGCGG
Coding sequences within:
- a CDS encoding Asp23/Gls24 family envelope stress response protein — encoded protein: MSQQTAATTPRDAKGATGTALQTTQGTTSIADQVVSKIAGIATREVSGVHGLGGG